GCCACCGCCTCGGGATTCCCCGTGAGTCCCACGGCCAGGTCGGTCCGCGTCAGACCCGGCCCCACAGCGTTCACGCGGATGCCGTGTTCCCCGAGGTCGTCGGCGGCGTTGCGTGTGAGCATGTTCAGTCCGGCTTTCGACGCGCAATAGGCACCCATCCAGCGGTGGGTGTGCGTACCGGCGATGCTGCTGATGTTCACGATGCTGCCACCACCCCCGGCCTTCATGATGCGCGCCTCGGCGCGCATGCCGCGATACACCCCGACCAGATTGGTGTCGAGCACGCGCATGAATTCTTCACTCGTCGAGTTGAGTACGGTGCCGATGCTGCCCGTCCCCGCTGAGTTGACGGCCAGGTGCAGACCGCCATGGCGCGAAACGATCTGAGCCACGGCTGCCTCGACCGAGTCATCACTGGTGACGTCACATACGACCCAATCCGCCAGCGGTCCGAGTTTCTTGGCCGAATCCCGCAGCACCTCTTCTCGGCGCCCGCCGATTACGACCTTGCCACCCCCGGCGACGATCGGTCGCGCACACGCCAGGCCGATGCCCGTACCACCCCCGGTGACGAATCCGATCTTGCTTTCGAACCTGCCCGACATCTCGACTCCTTGTTCGCTACGACGAGCCGTCAGTCTATCCGAACGAGGCCGCGGGCTGGCTCTGCGCGAACTGGATTCAGCGCGGTCGACGAGAGGATTCGAACTCGGCGAGCGCCTTTTCGAGCGAGCCCTGTTGTGAATCGAGTGCCTGCTCAGCCTCCAGTCGAGTACAGCCGGTGACCTGTACCAGAATCCCCAGCGCTCGTTCGCGCAGTTTCGCGTTGACCGCGCGAATCCCCGTCATCAGGTTTCCCCGCACGTGTCCAAGACGAACCATCACCGCGGTCGAGAGCGTGTGCAGGATCATCTTCTGGGCCAGGCCGCCTTTCATGCGCGTCGATCCCGCGATGACTTCCGGTCCGACGGCGGCGACGATGGCCACTTGAGCTGCCTCTGCCAGCGGTGATCCGGGCGCACAGGTGATCGCCAAACTCGTCGCCCCGAGTTTGCGCGCGTGTTCCAGCGCACCGACCGTGTAGGGCGTCGTACCACTGGCGGAAATCGCCACCAGAGCGTCGGCCCGGGAAAAGCCTCTCGCGGCCAGGTCCTCAGCGGCCTGGCGGGCGTCGTCCTCCGCTCCCTCGACCGCCTGGAGTAGCGCCCGCTCGCCCCCGGCCATCATCGCCTGGACCTTTTCCGCTTCCAGTCCGAAGGTCGGAGGAATCTCGGCCGCGTCCAGCGCGCCGATGCGCCCGCTGGTGCCCGCACCCAGGTTGAACCAGCGCCCGCCGGCTCTCAGTGTGTCGCAAAGAAGTTCACACGCGCGCTCGATCTCGGGGCTGGCGGCCTGCACGACAGAAGCGACACCGGCGTCCTCCAGCAGTATCGAGGCGACGAGTTCGCCGGTCGAAAGCTGGTCGAGGTCGGTCGTGCGCTGATTCGCACGTTCGGTGGGACTGGTTTCGTTGGCGTTTTCGGGCGCTCGCGTGCGCGACATCTACAATGGGCTCCCATGAGTTTCCGCTGCGATCCAGCCACGCTCGCCCGGCTCGAATGGCCGCGGCTCGCAGAGTGCCTCGCCGCATGTGCGGCCACGCACCGGGGCGCCGAGGCGTGTCGCGGTGAACTCTTCGAAGCCACGGCCGCGGGTGCCCGCGAGCGCTTGAAGGAAACCGACGAGGCGCGCGCGCTGCTCGACAGCGAAGAGGACTTGCCCTTCGGCGGTATCGAAGATATTCGAACGGTTCTCGAATTGATCCGACGTGGAGGCTCTCCCGCAACTGCGGATTTCGCACGTCTGCGCAATACCCTCGAAGCCGCGGAGCGCATTCGCACTTTCCTCGCCTCGCGTCGCGAGCGCGTACCCGGTCTCTCGGCCTTCGCAGACACCCTGCCCGACACGCGCGAACTGGTCAGCCGGATCAACTCCGTCATCACTCCCGAGGGCGAGATCGCCGAAGGTGCGAGCCCGGAGCTGAAAAAGCTCAGTCGAAAGATCCGCGAACTGGAACGCGAGATCGATCAGCGCATGGCCGGCTTCCTGCGAGATCCAAACGTGCTCACACATCTTCAGGACTCCTACGCCACGCTGCGCGAGAACCGTCCGGTTCTGCCCGTGAAAGCGGAAGCTCGTCGGCGTATCCGGGGAATCGTGCACGATGTCTCATCGAGCGGTACCACCGTTTTCATTGAGCCCGAGGCCGTGGTTGAAGCCGGTAATCGTCTTCGACTCGCCCAGACGGGCCGCGAGCGCGAGATCGAACGACTGCTGCGCGAACTAGGTGACAAGGTACGTGCGCGCCACGAAGAAATCACCGCCGCAGGCTCGACGATCGAAGTGCTCGATGTGGCCATGTCGCGCGGGCGGCTCTCGCTGCGCCTCGACGCGCGGGCTCCCCGGGTCGGTGAAGACGAAAACATCGATCTGCGTCAGCTGCGCCACCCCTTGCTGGAACTCGAAGCCGGTCTGGCTCCTGAAGATGTCGTGCCCAATGACATGGGCTTTCCCGAAGACGCCCGCGGGCTGGTGATCTCCGGACCCAATGCGGGTGGCAAGACCGTCTCGGCCAAAGCTCTGGGTCTCGCCGTCTTGTCGCTGCGTGCGGGGATGCACGTGCCGTGCTCCGAGCAGAGTTCGCTACCGATTCTCGACGCGGTCTACGCCGATATAGGGGATGAGCAGGATCTGCGGGCAGGGCTGTCGACGTTCTCGGCGCGTATGTCGAATCTGGCGCGGATCGTTTCGGATGCCGGTTCCGGCTCGCTCGTGATCGTGGATGAAGTCGGTGACGGTACCGAGCCCGGCGAAGGTGCGGCGCTCGCCCAGGCGATTCTGGAATCACTGGTTGATCGCGGCGCGTATGTCGTTGCAACCACGCACTTCAATCGCCTGAAGGAGCTGGCCGGAAGTGACCCGCGCTTCGTCAACGCGAGCGCCGAGTTCAACCCGGAGACTCTACTGCCGACCTATCGCATCCATCTGGGTGCTCCGGGATCCAGCGGTGCCATGTGGGTTGCGCAGCGCATGGGGCTCGACGATGCAGTCGTCGAGAAGGCTCGGGACCTGCTGGATCGCGAAGACAGCAAGCTCGAAGCGCTGACCCGGGGCCTGTCCGAGCTACGCCAGGAACTGGAAGCCGAGCGCCACATGGCGCAGGAGGTCCGCGAACAAAGTGAAGCCGTGCGCGAAACCTACGAAGCGCGGCTGACCTCTCTGCGCGACGCGCGGGAGCAGGCCCTGGCGGCGATGAAGACCGATCTCGAAGCCGCTTACAAGAACGCCCAGAGTGAGATCGCGGACGTCGTGCGGGATCTGCAACGAGAACGGCCGAGCGAACCCGCGACGCGTCGCGCGGCCGGCCAGGCGGCGACCCTCGCGCAGATGTCACTCGCCGATATTCGCGAACGCACCGCGCAGGTCGAAAAGGTGCACGCCGAGCCGCAGTCCGCGGGCAAAGAGCCCACACCGGAACTCTTGAGCATCGGCGTGCGGGTGGAGCTCGTGGGATTGCCCGGAGAAGCCGTGGTGCTCGAAGCGCCCGACAAGAGGAACCGGCTTGCGGTGCGCGTGGGCGGCGCGCGCATGAACATCGCTCTGGAACGCGTGGCGAAGGTGCTGGGGCCGGTTCGCGCCAGGACGGGAAAGAAGTCCGAGAGCCATTCCGTCACAAGAGTCGAACGAGCACCGGAAGAGCCGCTCAGCGGCAGTACGTTGGAGTGCGATCTGCGCGGACTGCGCGTGGACGAAGCGCTCGAACGCGCGGAGGCACATCTGGCGCGCGGACTCGGTCACAGCGAAAACCGACTGCGCCTGATTCACGGCCACGGGACCGGGGCCTTGCGCGACGCGATCCGTTCCTGGCTGCGCAATGTGCCTGAGGCCGTGGAATTCGGACCCGGTGGACCGCGCGAAGGCGGAAACGGTGTGACGATCGTGGTGCTGGAACGCTAGCCCGGGTTTCTTTCTACGGGCTTTGTTCGAGAGCGCGGATCGCATCGTCTGCGGCGCGCTGGGCCGAGGCCAGCGCACCTTCGAGATGGGGCGCCACCAGGTAGTCGCCACAGAAGAATAGACGCCGATCGCTTCCCGGGTCGGCGTACAAGCGGGAGATTTCGCGCTGCCGACCGATGCCGAAATGCGGCACGAGTTGTTCGAGTCGAATAAGTCGCTTGCTGCGCAGCGAGCGGCGAATTCCCGGGTACACACGCTCCGCCGACTCGAGTAGAAAGCTCGAAAGCTCGTCGTCGGGCCGATGCCCGTGTCGTGCCGGTAGAGTATGCCGCGCGATCAACAGCAGAAGGCTGGCGTCGTTCGTGCCCGGGGGCGTCACGTTGATCATACCCGCGAGTTCGCCACCCTCGCGCTGCGGTATCCAGGTAATCCCACCGGGAGGTCCCAAACGTCCGTCGGCCATGACCGCCAGGTGCAGGGCATTCTGGTAACGCGAGCGCTTGAACACATCGGCCTGAGCCGGCGGTAGTTCAGTCACCAGCTTGGCGACTTCGAACCCGGGCACGGCCAGTACCGTGGCATCGAACTCAAAGTCTTCGCCGCGCGTGAGCCGCAGCCTGCGTCCGTCTGCCGATACCGTACCGACCCGGGAATCGAGCTGTACCTCGCCGAGCCTTTCCGCCAGGGCCAGAGGCAATGCGCTCAGCCCGAACGCGAGTGACAAGCGCGGCGAGCCGTCCGGAGAAAGCAGCGCGAACAACAACTGGCGTGAAGTGTCCGCGGCATCGAGTCCAAAACAGGTCTCGAACAGCGGCGCGAACAGCTTGTCGCGCACGCGCCGACCCAGGTAGACCTGACAGAAGTCGGAGATGCTGCGGTCGTCCAGACGGGTCTCGAGATCGGGCCGAGCTGGATCAATCCTGCCGCCCAGCCAGGTCGCGATATTGGACAAGCGCTGCAAACGCGGAGCGCGCAGCGGATGGCGGCGCAGGACCTCGCAGGTCCGCGTACTCATGCGCCGTGTCGAGCCCGATCCGAGCACGCTGACCTCGTCGAGGGGCACCCGGCGTACAGAGTCGCCAAGTCCCAGCTCCGCAATCAGCCCGGCCAGATGAGGTGCGCTTTCGGGCAGAGTGTGGAGCGCCGGCTCGAATTCCACACCGCCAAGGTTTTCCGATACCAGGCGACCGCCGACTCGCCCGCTCGCTTCGAACAAGCTCACCGCGATGCCCGCGTCCCCGAGCCGGTGAGCAGCGGCCAGGCCCGCCAGCCCTGCGCCCACCACGGCGACGCGTGCCGAAGCGCTCCCTTTTTCTTGCTTTTCGAGGGCTGCCAAGAACGCGCTCAGGCCGGGTTCAGTGAGACGTCGACACCGAGG
This genomic stretch from bacterium harbors:
- a CDS encoding N-acetylmuramic acid 6-phosphate etherase — encoded protein: MSRTRAPENANETSPTERANQRTTDLDQLSTGELVASILLEDAGVASVVQAASPEIERACELLCDTLRAGGRWFNLGAGTSGRIGALDAAEIPPTFGLEAEKVQAMMAGGERALLQAVEGAEDDARQAAEDLAARGFSRADALVAISASGTTPYTVGALEHARKLGATSLAITCAPGSPLAEAAQVAIVAAVGPEVIAGSTRMKGGLAQKMILHTLSTAVMVRLGHVRGNLMTGIRAVNAKLRERALGILVQVTGCTRLEAEQALDSQQGSLEKALAEFESSRRPR
- a CDS encoding SDR family oxidoreductase, with amino-acid sequence MSGRFESKIGFVTGGGTGIGLACARPIVAGGGKVVIGGRREEVLRDSAKKLGPLADWVVCDVTSDDSVEAAVAQIVSRHGGLHLAVNSAGTGSIGTVLNSTSEEFMRVLDTNLVGVYRGMRAEARIMKAGGGGSIVNISSIAGTHTHRWMGAYCASKAGLNMLTRNAADDLGEHGIRVNAVGPGLTRTDLAVGLTGNPEAVAEYERRMPISRVGEPEDVGNLVAFLLSDESSWITGQCIGVDGGHNVRQGPDLEPLFKQILPEEA
- a CDS encoding FAD-dependent oxidoreductase; amino-acid sequence: MAALEKQEKGSASARVAVVGAGLAGLAAAHRLGDAGIAVSLFEASGRVGGRLVSENLGGVEFEPALHTLPESAPHLAGLIAELGLGDSVRRVPLDEVSVLGSGSTRRMSTRTCEVLRRHPLRAPRLQRLSNIATWLGGRIDPARPDLETRLDDRSISDFCQVYLGRRVRDKLFAPLFETCFGLDAADTSRQLLFALLSPDGSPRLSLAFGLSALPLALAERLGEVQLDSRVGTVSADGRRLRLTRGEDFEFDATVLAVPGFEVAKLVTELPPAQADVFKRSRYQNALHLAVMADGRLGPPGGITWIPQREGGELAGMINVTPPGTNDASLLLLIARHTLPARHGHRPDDELSSFLLESAERVYPGIRRSLRSKRLIRLEQLVPHFGIGRQREISRLYADPGSDRRLFFCGDYLVAPHLEGALASAQRAADDAIRALEQSP